A DNA window from Xanthomonas campestris pv. campestris str. ATCC 33913 contains the following coding sequences:
- a CDS encoding DUF1684 domain-containing protein: protein MTVLHRGRGWLLGMLVAVGVLGCGREAPPAPAPVALDKTFLADNAAWREARLTELRAPDGWTSLVGLHWLSLKAHYIGRSADSGIRLAVGPPKMGMVSSERDAVWFVPERGAALTVGGKPLTGKIRFQSDVDPQPTLIGFDDGKGVLSLIHRGDRYALRVKHADAPSRTGFAGLEYWPIDPSWRIQARYVPNNVGKTIPIVDIVGISSEQPNAGAIEFERDGKTYRLEAIGEPGRPMFVVFADRTSGHGSYSAGRFLDLEAPDASGHVVVDFNRAINPPCAFTPFATCPLPPPENRIDLAVSAGEKAYKAAH from the coding sequence ATGACAGTGCTGCACAGGGGGAGGGGCTGGCTGCTCGGCATGTTGGTAGCGGTAGGTGTGCTCGGCTGTGGCCGCGAGGCACCACCCGCACCGGCGCCAGTGGCGTTGGACAAGACGTTTCTGGCCGATAACGCCGCCTGGCGCGAGGCGCGCCTGACCGAGCTACGCGCGCCCGATGGCTGGACCAGCCTGGTCGGTCTGCATTGGCTGTCGTTGAAGGCGCACTACATCGGCCGCAGTGCCGACAGCGGCATCCGCCTGGCCGTGGGGCCGCCCAAGATGGGCATGGTGTCCAGCGAGCGCGATGCGGTGTGGTTCGTGCCCGAGCGTGGTGCGGCACTGACCGTCGGCGGCAAACCGCTCACCGGCAAGATCCGCTTCCAGTCCGATGTCGATCCGCAGCCGACGCTGATCGGCTTCGACGATGGCAAAGGCGTGTTGAGCCTGATCCACCGCGGCGATCGCTACGCGCTGCGGGTCAAGCATGCCGACGCGCCGTCGCGCACCGGGTTTGCGGGGCTGGAGTACTGGCCCATCGATCCGTCCTGGCGCATCCAGGCGCGCTACGTGCCCAACAATGTCGGCAAAACCATTCCCATCGTGGATATCGTCGGCATCAGCAGCGAGCAGCCCAATGCCGGTGCGATCGAGTTCGAGCGCGATGGCAAGACCTATCGGCTGGAAGCCATTGGCGAGCCGGGTCGCCCGATGTTCGTGGTGTTCGCCGATCGCACCAGCGGCCACGGCAGTTATTCGGCCGGGCGCTTTCTTGATCTGGAAGCCCCGGACGCCTCCGGGCACGTGGTGGTGGACTTCAACCGCGCCATCAACCCGCCGTGCGCGTTCACGCCGTTTGCGACCTGCCCGTTGCCACCGCCGGAAAATCGCATCGACCTGGCCGTATCGGCGGGCGAAAAAGCCTACAAGGCAGCGCATTGA
- the gluQRS gene encoding tRNA glutamyl-Q(34) synthetase GluQRS, whose translation MSSLPYRGRFAPSPTGPLHFGSLLAALGSWLLARHAGGEWHVRIEDIDPPRAEPGASERQLHTLAAFGLHSDGPVLYQSDRDAYYEAALSRLLRSGAAFECSCSRAELAAMGGIHHVCVAPLGIRRAVRLRVPPNTQASFQDALQGRITQDVYSEVGDVVLRRADGYWAYQLAVVVDDAAQGITDVVRGADLLDSTPRQLVLQQALGVAPPRYLHLPLILGADGRKLSKSHAAQPVDDSDPLPALRAAWRALGQAPAALPARASVAGVLQHAVQHFSPQRLPRVASLDAATRIDAPA comes from the coding sequence ATGTCCTCACTCCCTTACCGCGGCCGCTTCGCGCCCTCGCCCACCGGCCCCCTGCACTTCGGCTCGCTCCTGGCTGCGTTGGGCAGCTGGCTGCTCGCGCGCCATGCCGGTGGCGAATGGCATGTGCGAATCGAAGACATCGACCCGCCGCGTGCCGAGCCAGGCGCCTCAGAGCGTCAATTGCATACGCTGGCTGCGTTCGGGCTGCACTCTGACGGGCCGGTGCTGTATCAGTCCGACCGCGATGCGTATTACGAGGCAGCACTGTCGCGGCTGCTGCGCAGCGGTGCGGCGTTCGAATGCAGTTGCAGCCGCGCAGAGCTGGCCGCGATGGGTGGCATCCACCACGTCTGCGTGGCGCCACTGGGCATCCGCCGCGCCGTGCGCCTGCGGGTGCCGCCGAACACCCAGGCAAGCTTTCAGGACGCGCTGCAGGGGCGCATCACCCAGGATGTGTACTCCGAAGTAGGCGACGTCGTCCTGCGCCGGGCCGACGGCTACTGGGCCTACCAGCTGGCGGTGGTGGTCGACGATGCGGCGCAGGGCATCACCGATGTGGTGCGCGGGGCGGACCTGCTCGACTCCACCCCGCGCCAATTGGTGCTGCAGCAGGCCCTGGGCGTGGCACCGCCGCGCTATCTGCATCTGCCGCTGATCCTGGGCGCCGACGGGCGCAAGCTTTCCAAGTCGCATGCGGCGCAACCAGTGGATGACAGCGACCCGCTGCCAGCGCTGCGCGCGGCCTGGCGGGCGCTGGGCCAGGCACCGGCGGCCCTGCCCGCGCGCGCATCGGTGGCCGGTGTGCTGCAGCATGCCGTGCAGCATTTTTCGCCGCAGCGGCTGCCGCGCGTTGCCAGCCTGGACGCTGCCACGCGCATCGACGCCCCGGCTTGA
- a CDS encoding beta-ketoacyl-ACP reductase: MTSRVALVTGGTGGIGTAICKRLADQGHRVASNFRNEEKAREWQQRMQVQGYEFALFRGDVASSDHARALVDDVEAALGPIEVLVNNAGITRDTTFHRMTAEQWHDVINTNLNSVFNVTRPVIEGMRKRGWGRVIQISSINGLKGQYGQANYAAAKAGMHGFTISLARENAAFGITVNTVSPGYVATDMVMAVPEEVRAKIVADIPTGRLGRPEEIAYAVAFLVAEEAAWITGSNLDINGGHHMGW; encoded by the coding sequence ATGACATCTCGCGTCGCGTTGGTCACCGGCGGCACCGGCGGTATCGGTACCGCCATCTGCAAGCGCCTGGCCGACCAGGGTCACCGGGTCGCCAGCAATTTCCGCAACGAAGAAAAAGCACGCGAGTGGCAGCAGCGCATGCAGGTCCAAGGCTACGAATTCGCCCTGTTTCGTGGGGATGTGGCCTCGTCCGACCATGCGCGCGCGCTGGTGGACGACGTGGAAGCCGCGCTCGGGCCGATCGAAGTGCTGGTCAACAACGCCGGCATTACCCGCGACACCACGTTCCATCGCATGACCGCCGAGCAGTGGCACGACGTCATCAACACCAATCTCAATTCGGTGTTCAACGTGACCCGCCCGGTGATCGAAGGCATGCGCAAGCGCGGCTGGGGCCGGGTGATCCAGATCAGCTCCATCAACGGGCTCAAAGGCCAGTACGGCCAAGCCAATTACGCCGCCGCCAAGGCCGGCATGCATGGTTTCACCATCTCGCTGGCGCGCGAAAATGCGGCCTTCGGCATCACCGTCAACACGGTGTCGCCGGGCTACGTGGCCACCGACATGGTGATGGCTGTGCCGGAAGAAGTGCGCGCCAAGATCGTCGCCGATATCCCCACCGGCCGGCTTGGGCGGCCGGAGGAAATTGCGTATGCAGTGGCGTTTCTGGTGGCCGAAGAGGCGGCGTGGATTACCGGCTCCAACCTGGACATCAATGGCGGCCACCACATGGGCTGGTAA
- a CDS encoding TraB/GumN family protein, with product MTRARRALLPACAGLLAIAALWGGTAAAASAPGIAAAASPPVPLLWKVDGKGGTLYLLGSFHLLKPDDYPLSPDVLQAFAQADRLTFELPPADVQSPELAAKMLRAARRSDGKRLQDALEAPTWQALATQARKHGIPLESLQPMKPWFVALTLSLAEMRRQGMQADAGLDNYLMQLAQARGKPADGLERADEQIALLDSMTATEQQQLLAETLDEAGAADQVNALHDAWRRGDVHLLTTQMAEDMRKQYPALYQDINVERNARWVPRLEQRLGKQGGTTLVVVGALHLLGRDGVVERLRARGYRVERICKACAEQAGH from the coding sequence ATGACACGGGCGCGTCGCGCGCTGCTGCCCGCCTGCGCCGGCCTGCTGGCGATCGCTGCGTTGTGGGGCGGCACAGCGGCTGCCGCCTCGGCACCTGGCATCGCTGCTGCCGCCAGCCCGCCGGTGCCGCTGCTGTGGAAGGTCGATGGCAAGGGCGGCACCCTGTATCTGCTTGGTTCGTTCCATCTGCTCAAGCCCGACGACTACCCGCTGTCACCGGATGTGCTGCAGGCCTTTGCGCAGGCCGACCGGCTCACCTTCGAACTGCCACCGGCCGATGTGCAGTCGCCCGAATTGGCGGCCAAGATGCTGCGTGCCGCCCGCCGCAGCGATGGCAAGCGCCTGCAGGATGCACTCGAAGCCCCAACCTGGCAGGCGCTCGCCACGCAGGCGCGCAAGCACGGCATCCCGCTGGAGAGCCTGCAGCCGATGAAACCGTGGTTTGTCGCCCTGACGCTCAGCCTGGCCGAGATGCGACGCCAGGGCATGCAGGCCGATGCAGGGCTGGACAATTACCTGATGCAGCTGGCGCAGGCACGTGGCAAACCGGCCGATGGCCTGGAGCGCGCGGACGAACAGATCGCCCTGCTCGACAGCATGACTGCGACCGAACAACAGCAACTGCTGGCCGAAACCCTCGATGAGGCCGGTGCCGCCGATCAGGTCAATGCGCTGCACGATGCCTGGCGCCGTGGTGACGTCCATCTGCTGACCACGCAAATGGCCGAAGACATGCGCAAGCAGTATCCCGCGCTGTATCAAGACATCAACGTGGAGCGCAATGCGCGCTGGGTGCCGCGTCTGGAGCAGCGGCTGGGCAAGCAGGGCGGCACTACGCTGGTGGTGGTCGGTGCCTTGCACCTGCTGGGTCGCGACGGGGTGGTGGAGCGTCTGCGTGCACGCGGGTATCGCGTGGAGCGGATCTGCAAGGCCTGCGCGGAGCAGGCTGGCCACTGA
- a CDS encoding EAL domain-containing protein, producing the protein MQKGKDLTLRLMIVDDSVESAEAIVTALRNGGIAVRPSRPQTPEELGSMLSGQIDLAVQGQAQQIPMSALQQQIAGSGKDIPIIQLADRIEENALVEAAAHGVRAIALRHRTEHLLALVRSEWADLQARRGLRRIEAQMRETERRCDALIASSRDPIAYVHEGMHIRANEAYLEMFGFESFEDVEGVSLLDMIAAQYVDDFKQLLKALSKGEPPPAQYKVDARRLEGDTFPATMEFATATYEGEPCIQVVFRRREEFDPELAREVEDLRQRDQVTGLLNRPTFMVALEQAVAQAGRSEGQSGFLLIEPDHYARILPEIGLDSADALIASLAAHLASVLDDSVVAARFGEHSFALLMDGNYARSHALAELVRDAFAQHVFSVGERSATVTVSIGGVQIGEKIASIGQVLNRGTEAVRTTAELGGNAVSIFDPAAADRAEEERIERWVEQLREALIGDGFLLHYQPVLNLQGEPLELYQAFLRLERNGEMMSPNAFMAIAEEHDLITEIDRWVVARAIRQLGERQRAGHKTHLLVRIGPNSFSDPQMIDTIREQLAVYGVPGERLWLQTPESKVFTHLRNAQQFLASVSAMGCKVGLEQFGSGLDSFQLLAHFQPAFLKLDRSITGDIASARESQEKIREITSRAQPTGILTVAEFVADAQSMSSFFTAGVDYVQGDFVAPTGPLMNYEFG; encoded by the coding sequence ATGCAGAAAGGCAAAGATCTCACCCTCCGCCTGATGATTGTCGATGACAGCGTGGAGAGTGCCGAGGCCATCGTGACCGCGCTGCGCAACGGCGGCATCGCCGTGCGGCCGTCACGCCCGCAGACACCGGAAGAGCTCGGCAGCATGTTGTCCGGGCAGATCGACCTGGCGGTGCAAGGCCAGGCGCAGCAGATTCCGATGTCGGCCCTGCAGCAGCAGATTGCCGGCAGCGGCAAGGACATCCCGATCATCCAGCTGGCCGATCGCATCGAAGAGAACGCATTGGTCGAAGCCGCCGCGCATGGCGTGCGTGCGATTGCGCTGCGCCATCGCACCGAGCATCTGCTGGCATTGGTGCGCTCTGAGTGGGCCGACCTGCAGGCGCGCCGCGGCTTGCGTCGCATCGAGGCGCAGATGCGCGAAACCGAGCGCCGCTGCGATGCACTGATTGCCTCGTCGCGCGACCCGATCGCCTACGTCCACGAAGGCATGCATATCCGTGCCAACGAGGCGTACCTGGAGATGTTCGGTTTTGAGTCCTTCGAGGACGTGGAAGGTGTGTCGCTGCTGGACATGATCGCCGCGCAATACGTGGACGATTTCAAGCAACTGCTCAAGGCCCTGTCCAAGGGCGAGCCGCCGCCGGCGCAGTACAAGGTCGACGCGCGTCGGCTGGAGGGCGATACCTTTCCGGCGACCATGGAATTTGCCACCGCCACCTATGAGGGCGAGCCCTGCATCCAGGTGGTGTTCCGGCGCCGCGAAGAATTCGACCCGGAACTGGCGCGCGAGGTCGAGGACCTGCGCCAACGCGACCAGGTCACCGGCCTGCTCAACCGCCCCACCTTCATGGTGGCGCTCGAACAGGCGGTGGCACAGGCCGGCCGCAGCGAAGGCCAGTCCGGCTTCCTGTTGATCGAACCGGATCATTACGCGCGGATCCTGCCGGAGATCGGCCTGGATTCGGCGGATGCGCTGATCGCCTCACTGGCGGCGCACCTGGCCAGCGTGCTGGATGACAGCGTGGTGGCCGCGCGCTTCGGCGAGCACAGCTTTGCGTTGTTGATGGACGGCAACTATGCGCGCTCGCATGCGCTGGCCGAATTGGTGCGTGACGCGTTTGCGCAGCACGTGTTCAGTGTTGGCGAACGCTCGGCCACGGTCACCGTCAGCATCGGCGGTGTGCAGATTGGCGAGAAGATCGCCAGCATCGGGCAGGTGCTCAACCGCGGCACCGAGGCGGTGCGCACCACGGCCGAGCTCGGTGGCAATGCGGTCAGCATCTTCGACCCGGCCGCCGCCGATCGCGCCGAGGAAGAACGCATCGAGCGCTGGGTGGAACAGTTGCGCGAGGCGCTGATCGGCGACGGCTTCCTGCTGCATTACCAGCCCGTGCTCAACCTGCAGGGCGAGCCGCTGGAGCTGTATCAGGCGTTCCTGCGGCTGGAGCGCAATGGCGAGATGATGTCGCCGAATGCGTTCATGGCCATTGCCGAAGAACACGACCTGATCACCGAGATCGACCGCTGGGTGGTGGCACGTGCCATCCGCCAGCTGGGCGAGCGCCAGCGCGCCGGGCACAAGACCCACCTGCTGGTGCGCATCGGGCCCAATTCGTTCTCCGACCCACAGATGATCGACACTATCCGCGAACAGCTGGCGGTCTACGGCGTGCCAGGAGAGCGGTTGTGGCTGCAGACCCCGGAATCGAAGGTATTCACCCACCTGCGCAACGCCCAGCAATTCCTGGCTTCGGTCTCGGCAATGGGCTGCAAGGTGGGGCTGGAGCAATTCGGTTCGGGACTGGATTCGTTCCAGCTGCTCGCACACTTCCAGCCCGCGTTCCTCAAGCTCGACCGCAGCATCACCGGCGACATCGCCTCTGCCCGCGAAAGCCAGGAAAAGATCCGCGAGATCACCTCACGGGCGCAGCCGACCGGCATCCTCACGGTGGCCGAGTTCGTGGCCGATGCACAGTCGATGAGCAGCTTCTTCACTGCGGGGGTCGATTACGTGCAAGGCGACTTCGTCGCGCCCACCGGCCCGCTGATGAACTACGAGTTCGGCTGA
- a CDS encoding N-acetylmuramoyl-L-alanine amidase, whose amino-acid sequence MTQGSHHRFAFALTAGLSLAVFSARAGEIKQVDVSTGATGTRAEIQLAGSGGFKTLSLANPNRLVVDFPASSAKSGLKLPAAAGLVTSVRTGQPVPGTFRVVFELATPVTALKPQMQTLGSASTLVIEWPGDFAPAKPVASTSSAVPAATTPPAAVPATRPLDAQAEAARATAALAASAQRASALPPPTPAPAPTPVPVPASAMPTVTPAPVPTTIATGVPTPRPGTVAAPGAPATTGGTRTTIATGTPSPAAILNGGNVAQVAPQGAAVTSAGVAAADAQNDDVPPRPLLPSEASRVKMAPGMRPLVVAIDPGHGGQDPGAMGPTGKREKDVTLAIGRELARQINATQGMKAYMTRDTDVFIPLPMRAQKARSAKADIFISIHADAAENRSATGSSVYVLSTKGASSQRARWLADKENAADLVGGVRLQQTESTLANVLLDLAQSGHMKASEDAAGHVLGGLKRIGNNHKPQLERANFAVLRTSDMPAMLVETAFISNPDEERRLIDPSYQRKIASAVLDGIDTFFTRQPPPGTLFAARAQAEADAAVGTVAGGSR is encoded by the coding sequence ATGACCCAGGGGAGCCACCATCGCTTTGCTTTCGCCCTGACCGCCGGCCTGAGCCTGGCGGTTTTTAGTGCGCGGGCAGGCGAAATCAAGCAAGTGGATGTCAGCACCGGGGCCACGGGCACGCGTGCAGAGATCCAACTTGCCGGCAGCGGCGGGTTCAAGACCTTGTCGCTGGCCAATCCCAATCGACTGGTGGTGGATTTCCCGGCCTCCTCGGCAAAGAGCGGCTTGAAGCTGCCGGCCGCCGCCGGGCTGGTGACGTCGGTGCGCACCGGGCAACCGGTCCCGGGGACCTTCCGGGTGGTGTTCGAGCTGGCAACGCCAGTCACTGCGCTGAAGCCGCAGATGCAGACCCTGGGCAGCGCCTCGACGCTGGTGATCGAGTGGCCCGGCGATTTCGCGCCGGCCAAGCCGGTCGCTTCAACATCAAGCGCTGTGCCAGCAGCAACAACGCCGCCAGCCGCAGTGCCTGCCACACGTCCGCTGGATGCACAGGCGGAAGCTGCACGTGCCACTGCGGCGCTCGCGGCCTCCGCACAGCGCGCCTCGGCGCTTCCACCGCCAACCCCGGCACCAGCGCCCACGCCGGTACCCGTGCCTGCATCGGCGATGCCGACAGTGACGCCTGCGCCGGTGCCCACGACGATTGCCACTGGCGTGCCGACTCCGCGTCCCGGGACGGTTGCCGCACCAGGCGCGCCCGCCACGACCGGCGGCACCCGCACCACGATCGCCACGGGCACGCCGTCGCCGGCAGCCATCTTGAACGGTGGCAACGTGGCGCAGGTCGCGCCGCAGGGCGCAGCCGTGACGTCGGCCGGTGTGGCTGCCGCCGATGCGCAAAATGACGATGTGCCGCCGCGCCCGCTGCTGCCAAGCGAGGCATCGCGCGTCAAGATGGCACCCGGCATGCGTCCGCTGGTGGTGGCCATCGATCCCGGCCACGGCGGTCAGGATCCCGGCGCCATGGGCCCGACCGGCAAGCGCGAAAAAGACGTCACGCTGGCCATCGGCCGCGAGCTCGCACGCCAGATCAACGCCACGCAGGGCATGAAGGCGTACATGACCCGCGATACCGACGTGTTCATTCCGCTGCCGATGCGTGCGCAGAAGGCACGCTCGGCCAAGGCCGACATCTTCATCTCCATTCATGCCGACGCTGCGGAAAACCGCAGCGCCACCGGTTCATCGGTCTATGTGCTGTCGACCAAGGGTGCGTCGTCGCAGCGTGCACGCTGGCTGGCCGACAAGGAAAATGCCGCCGACCTCGTCGGTGGCGTGCGCCTGCAGCAGACCGAAAGCACGTTGGCCAACGTCTTGCTGGACCTGGCCCAGAGCGGCCACATGAAGGCATCCGAAGACGCCGCAGGCCATGTGCTGGGCGGTTTGAAGCGCATCGGCAACAATCACAAGCCGCAGCTGGAACGCGCCAATTTCGCGGTGCTGCGCACTTCCGACATGCCGGCGATGCTGGTGGAAACCGCCTTCATCTCCAACCCGGATGAAGAGCGCCGGCTGATCGACCCGTCGTATCAGCGCAAGATCGCCTCCGCGGTGCTGGACGGTATCGATACGTTCTTCACCCGTCAGCCGCCCCCGGGCACCTTGTTCGCGGCACGTGCGCAGGCCGAGGCCGACGCCGCAGTCGGCACCGTGGCCGGCGGCAGCCGCTGA
- the mutL gene encoding DNA mismatch repair endonuclease MutL translates to MAIRQLPEILINQIAAGEVVERPASVVKELVENALDAGATRVDIDLEEGGVRLIRIRDNGGGIAPEELPLAVSRHATSKIASLDDLETVATLGFRGEALPSIASVSRFTLASRRPDAEHGSALQIEGGRLGEVMPRAHAPGTTVEVRELFFNVPARRKFLRAERTELGHIEEWLRSLALARPDVELRVSHNGKPSRRYKPGDLYSDARLGETLGEDFARQALRVDHSGAGLRLHGWVAQPHYSRASTDQQYLYVNGRSVRDRSVAHAVKMAYGDVLFHGRQPAYVLFLELDPARVDVNVHPAKHEVRFREARLIHDFVYRTLQDALAQTRAGALPADVGVGGAAALGIGAVAAQGGGSYVADAGAGHPGAGSGSGYASWAPSQAPLGLRVDEARAAYAALYAPAAGSALRDDGQPVLSGTGLPATAHDSGVPPLGYAVAQLHGIYILAENAEGLIVVDMHAAHERIGYERLKQAHDSIGLHAQPLLVPMTLAVGEREADTAEREADTLASLGFEITRSGPQSLHVRSIPALLANADPEALLRDVLGDLREHGQSRRIATARDELLSTMACHGAVRANRRLTVPEMNALLRDMEATERSGQCNHGRPTWARFTLGEIDRWFLRGR, encoded by the coding sequence ATGGCGATCCGGCAATTGCCCGAGATCCTGATCAACCAGATCGCTGCCGGCGAGGTGGTCGAGCGCCCGGCATCGGTCGTCAAGGAACTGGTCGAAAACGCCCTCGATGCCGGCGCCACCCGCGTGGATATCGATCTGGAAGAGGGCGGCGTGCGGCTGATCCGCATCCGCGACAATGGCGGCGGCATTGCGCCGGAAGAGCTGCCGCTGGCGGTGTCGCGTCATGCCACCAGCAAGATCGCCTCGCTGGATGATCTGGAAACCGTCGCCACGCTGGGCTTCCGCGGCGAAGCGTTGCCGTCCATCGCCTCGGTCAGCCGCTTTACGCTGGCCTCGCGTCGCCCGGATGCCGAGCACGGCTCCGCGCTGCAGATCGAAGGCGGGCGCCTGGGCGAGGTGATGCCGCGTGCGCATGCGCCGGGCACCACCGTTGAGGTGCGCGAGCTGTTCTTCAACGTGCCGGCACGGCGCAAGTTCCTGCGCGCCGAGCGCACCGAGTTGGGCCATATCGAAGAGTGGCTGCGTTCGCTGGCACTGGCGCGCCCGGACGTGGAATTGCGCGTCTCGCATAACGGCAAACCGTCGCGGCGCTACAAGCCGGGCGATCTGTATTCGGACGCGCGGCTGGGCGAGACCTTGGGCGAGGATTTCGCGCGCCAGGCGCTGCGCGTGGACCACAGCGGTGCCGGCCTGCGCCTGCACGGCTGGGTGGCGCAGCCGCATTACTCGCGCGCCAGTACCGATCAGCAGTATCTCTACGTCAACGGCCGCTCGGTGCGGGATCGCAGCGTGGCGCATGCGGTGAAGATGGCCTACGGCGATGTGCTGTTCCACGGGCGCCAGCCGGCATATGTGCTGTTTCTCGAGCTGGACCCTGCGCGCGTGGACGTCAACGTGCACCCGGCCAAACACGAGGTGCGCTTCCGCGAGGCGCGGCTGATCCACGACTTCGTCTATCGCACTCTGCAGGACGCACTAGCGCAGACCCGTGCCGGCGCGCTGCCCGCTGATGTTGGGGTCGGGGGGGCGGCAGCCCTCGGTATCGGCGCCGTTGCCGCGCAGGGCGGCGGAAGCTACGTTGCTGACGCCGGTGCAGGGCATCCGGGCGCTGGCAGTGGCTCCGGCTATGCAAGCTGGGCGCCGTCGCAGGCACCGCTGGGTTTGCGCGTAGACGAGGCGCGCGCCGCCTACGCCGCGTTGTATGCCCCTGCGGCCGGCAGCGCGTTGCGCGACGACGGGCAACCGGTGCTGTCCGGCACCGGCTTGCCGGCGACCGCGCACGACAGCGGAGTCCCGCCATTGGGCTACGCGGTGGCGCAGTTGCACGGCATCTATATCCTCGCGGAAAACGCCGAAGGCCTGATCGTGGTCGACATGCATGCCGCGCATGAGCGTATCGGCTACGAACGCCTCAAGCAGGCGCACGACAGCATTGGCCTGCATGCGCAGCCGCTGCTGGTACCGATGACGCTGGCAGTGGGCGAGCGCGAGGCCGACACCGCCGAGCGCGAGGCCGATACGCTTGCCAGCCTGGGCTTCGAAATCACCCGCAGCGGTCCGCAATCGCTGCACGTGCGCAGCATTCCGGCGCTGCTCGCCAATGCCGACCCGGAGGCGTTGTTACGCGATGTGCTCGGCGATCTGCGTGAGCACGGCCAGAGCCGGCGCATCGCCACCGCGCGCGACGAGTTGCTGTCCACCATGGCCTGCCACGGCGCGGTGCGTGCAAACCGCCGGCTCACCGTGCCGGAAATGAACGCCTTGCTGCGCGACATGGAAGCCACCGAGCGCTCGGGCCAATGCAACCATGGCCGGCCAACCTGGGCCCGGTTTACGCTGGGCGAAATCGATCGCTGGTTCCTGAGGGGACGTTGA
- the phaR gene encoding polyhydroxyalkanoate synthesis repressor PhaR: MAGLRIIKKYPNRRLYDTEISSYITIEDVRQLIIDGEEFEVRDAKSGEDLSRAVLLQIIADQEQDGEPMLSTQLLSQIIRFYGDSLQGFMGNYLERSMQVFLDQQQQFRQQMGNLLGQTPWAMMNQLTERNLELWQEFQRNFGAGFGRPGGPGTPPTPPGSSSMGSGLGSGTSSSNATGTTGKARNRG, from the coding sequence ATGGCCGGACTTCGCATCATCAAGAAGTACCCCAACCGCCGTCTCTACGACACGGAAATTTCCAGCTACATCACCATCGAGGATGTGCGCCAACTGATCATCGACGGCGAGGAGTTCGAGGTCCGCGATGCAAAAAGCGGCGAAGACCTCAGCCGCGCCGTGCTGCTGCAGATCATCGCCGACCAGGAACAGGACGGTGAGCCGATGCTCTCCACCCAGTTGCTGAGCCAGATCATCCGTTTCTACGGCGACTCCCTACAGGGCTTCATGGGTAATTACCTGGAGCGCAGCATGCAGGTGTTCCTGGACCAGCAGCAGCAGTTCCGCCAGCAGATGGGCAACCTGCTCGGGCAGACGCCCTGGGCGATGATGAATCAGCTCACCGAGCGCAATCTCGAGCTCTGGCAGGAATTCCAGCGCAACTTCGGCGCCGGCTTCGGTCGCCCGGGTGGCCCTGGTACGCCGCCCACCCCGCCCGGCAGCAGCAGCATGGGCAGCGGTCTAGGCAGCGGAACCAGCAGCAGCAACGCGACCGGCACCACCGGCAAGGCCCGCAACCGCGGCTAA
- the htpX gene encoding protease HtpX — translation MFNRVVLFLLTNFAVLILAGIVMSVLGVNPTQMSGLLVMAAIFGFGGSFISLLLSKFMAKRSTGAQVITEPRTQTERWLVDTVRRQAQAAGIGMPEVAIYDGPEINAFATGANRNNALVAVSTGLLQHMREDEAEAVLGHEIAHIANGDMVTMALLQGVLNTFVIVLARVVGGIIDSALSGNRDSGRGFAYYIIVFVLEMVFGLFATMIAMWFSRRREFRADAGGAQLAGRNKMIAALERLSLNHGQNTLPSQVQAFGISGGVGEGLRRLFLSHPPLTERIAALRASNGTAM, via the coding sequence ATGTTCAACCGTGTCGTCCTGTTTCTCTTGACCAACTTTGCGGTGCTGATCCTGGCCGGCATTGTGATGTCGGTGCTGGGCGTGAATCCGACACAGATGAGTGGCCTGCTGGTGATGGCCGCCATCTTCGGCTTCGGCGGCTCGTTCATTTCGTTGCTGCTGTCCAAGTTCATGGCCAAGCGCAGCACCGGCGCGCAGGTGATCACCGAGCCGCGGACGCAGACCGAGCGCTGGCTGGTGGACACGGTGCGCCGCCAGGCCCAGGCGGCCGGTATCGGCATGCCGGAAGTGGCCATCTACGACGGACCGGAAATCAACGCCTTCGCCACCGGTGCCAACCGCAACAATGCGCTGGTGGCGGTTTCCACGGGCTTGCTGCAGCACATGCGCGAAGACGAGGCCGAGGCCGTGCTGGGCCACGAGATTGCCCACATTGCCAATGGCGACATGGTCACCATGGCCTTGCTGCAGGGCGTGCTGAACACCTTCGTGATCGTGCTGGCGCGCGTGGTGGGCGGCATCATCGACAGCGCGCTGTCTGGCAATCGCGACAGCGGGCGTGGATTTGCCTACTACATCATTGTGTTCGTGCTGGAGATGGTGTTCGGCCTGTTCGCCACGATGATCGCGATGTGGTTCTCGCGCCGCCGCGAGTTCCGTGCCGATGCCGGTGGCGCGCAGCTGGCCGGGCGCAACAAGATGATCGCCGCATTGGAGCGCCTATCGCTCAATCACGGCCAGAACACCTTGCCCTCGCAGGTGCAGGCGTTCGGCATTTCCGGCGGTGTGGGTGAGGGCTTGCGTCGCCTGTTCCTGAGCCACCCGCCGCTGACCGAGCGCATTGCCGCCTTGCGTGCGTCCAACGGTACGGCGATGTAA